From the genome of Dickeya aquatica, one region includes:
- a CDS encoding helix-turn-helix domain-containing protein, which yields MNSRKNDWHSADIIAALRKKGTTLAAVSRAAGLSSSTLANALSRPWPKGEWLIANALGIHPSEIWPSRYYDPETQELLDRKKLIRPSAE from the coding sequence ATGAATTCAAGGAAAAATGACTGGCATTCCGCCGATATTATTGCGGCCTTAAGAAAGAAGGGGACAACACTTGCCGCTGTCTCGCGCGCTGCCGGACTCAGTTCTTCCACACTAGCTAATGCGCTATCACGCCCATGGCCAAAGGGTGAATGGTTGATTGCTAATGCATTAGGCATTCATCCATCAGAAATATGGCCCAGTCGTTATTACGACCCTGAGACTCAAGAACTGCTTGATAGAAAGAAGTTGATCCGTCCCTCTGCCGAATAA
- a CDS encoding DNA-binding protein produces MKKEWFATSELVGIGGLPKSRQGLNKRAREDGWEKRRRKGVQGRGVEYSIHSLPQTVQQTLLMQETPGEYSAKPSDMLSVWIQIYHQLSVPEREKLIAYIMREGVSSTLKQLGLVNVTTASLIKDFSD; encoded by the coding sequence ATGAAAAAAGAGTGGTTTGCGACCAGCGAGTTGGTTGGTATTGGCGGACTCCCTAAATCACGGCAAGGATTGAATAAGCGAGCCCGAGAAGATGGTTGGGAAAAGCGTCGCCGCAAAGGTGTACAAGGACGTGGAGTAGAATATTCTATTCATAGCTTGCCTCAGACTGTTCAGCAAACACTGCTGATGCAGGAAACGCCAGGTGAATATTCGGCTAAACCGTCGGATATGCTGTCGGTCTGGATCCAGATTTACCATCAACTGTCTGTGCCTGAACGGGAAAAGTTGATTGCGTATATTATGCGTGAAGGTGTCTCTTCTACCCTGAAGCAGCTAGGGCTTGTCAACGTGACAACCGCTTCTTTGATAAAAGATTTTTCTGATTAA
- the argR gene encoding transcriptional regulator ArgR, with translation MRHSNKQEDLVKAFKALLKEEKFSSQSEIVQALQDDGFENINQSKVSRMLTKFGAVRTRNAKMEMVYCLPAELGVPTTTSPLKNLVLDVDYNDAVVVIHTSPGAAQLIARLLDSLGKSEGILGTIAGDDTIFTTPARGFSVKQLYEAILVLFEQEL, from the coding sequence ATGCGTCACTCCAATAAACAAGAAGATCTGGTTAAGGCGTTTAAGGCGCTGTTAAAAGAAGAGAAATTCAGCTCGCAAAGCGAAATTGTGCAGGCATTACAGGATGATGGTTTTGAGAATATTAATCAGTCCAAAGTCTCCCGCATGCTGACCAAATTCGGTGCAGTGCGCACCCGCAATGCAAAAATGGAAATGGTCTACTGTCTGCCTGCTGAACTGGGTGTTCCCACCACAACCAGCCCGCTGAAGAACCTGGTGCTGGATGTGGATTATAACGATGCGGTGGTTGTGATTCACACCAGCCCAGGGGCTGCGCAGTTGATTGCACGCCTGCTGGATTCACTGGGAAAATCAGAAGGGATCCTCGGGACCATTGCCGGAGACGACACCATTTTTACGACGCCTGCTCGCGGCTTTAGCGTTAAACAGCTCTATGAGGCTATTCTGGTGTTATTCGAACAAGAGCTGTAA
- the mdh gene encoding malate dehydrogenase — protein sequence MKVAVLGAAGGIGQALALLLKTQLPSGSELSLYDIAPVTPGVAVDLSHIPTDVKIKGFCGEDATPALEGADVVLMSAGVARKPGMDRSDLFNVNAGIVRNLVSQIARTCPKACIGVITNPVNTTVAIAAEVLKQAGVYDKNKLFGVTTLDIIRSNTFVAELKGKLPQDIEVPVIGGHSGVTILPLLSQIPGVSFTEQEVADLTKRIQNAGTEVVEAKAGGGSATLSMGQAAARFGLSLVRALQGESGVVECAYVEGDGKYARFFAQPLLLGKEGVAERKDIGTLSAFEQQALVSMLDTLKQDIVLGEEFVNK from the coding sequence ATGAAAGTAGCAGTTCTCGGAGCCGCAGGCGGTATTGGTCAAGCCCTTGCTCTTCTCCTTAAAACCCAGCTTCCTTCAGGTTCAGAGCTCTCTCTTTATGATATTGCCCCTGTTACGCCCGGTGTCGCTGTTGACCTGAGCCATATCCCTACAGATGTCAAAATCAAAGGTTTTTGTGGTGAAGACGCCACTCCCGCCCTGGAAGGTGCAGACGTTGTGCTGATGTCTGCGGGTGTTGCCCGTAAACCGGGGATGGATCGTTCCGATCTGTTTAACGTTAATGCCGGGATTGTGCGTAATCTGGTGTCCCAGATTGCCCGTACTTGTCCTAAAGCCTGCATCGGCGTCATTACTAATCCGGTGAATACCACTGTAGCTATCGCAGCGGAGGTGTTAAAACAAGCGGGTGTCTATGACAAAAACAAACTGTTTGGTGTTACCACGCTGGATATCATTCGCTCCAATACTTTCGTTGCCGAATTGAAAGGTAAGTTACCGCAGGATATTGAGGTGCCGGTTATCGGTGGGCACTCTGGCGTGACTATTCTGCCTTTGTTGTCTCAGATCCCCGGTGTAAGCTTCACTGAGCAGGAAGTCGCTGATTTGACCAAACGCATTCAGAATGCGGGTACTGAAGTTGTGGAAGCAAAAGCCGGTGGTGGCTCGGCAACCTTGTCCATGGGGCAGGCTGCGGCGCGCTTTGGCTTGTCTTTGGTGCGTGCGCTACAGGGCGAAAGCGGTGTGGTTGAATGTGCTTACGTTGAAGGTGATGGCAAATATGCGCGCTTCTTCGCACAACCCCTGTTGCTGGGTAAAGAGGGCGTTGCTGAACGCAAAGACATCGGTACATTGAGTGCGTTTGAACAGCAGGCTTTGGTAAGCATGCTGGATACGCTGAAGCAAGATATTGTACTGGGCGAAGAATTCGTCAATAAGTGA